In Amaranthus tricolor cultivar Red isolate AtriRed21 chromosome 5, ASM2621246v1, whole genome shotgun sequence, a genomic segment contains:
- the LOC130813497 gene encoding secreted RxLR effector protein 161-like: MSCKLSLSMSPQTEEELAYISMVPYANAVGCLMYAMVCTRPDIAHAVSVVSRFMARPGREHWQGVKRIFRYLRGTTDIGLVYGNGKECLVTGYSDSDYAADVDTRRSVTGYVFTLGGSVVSWKSTLQSSVTLSTTKTEYIALTSAAKESIWLKGLVGELGIA; this comes from the coding sequence ATGAGCTGCAAATTGTCTTTGTCCATGTCACCTCAAACTGAGGAGGAGTTGGCTTATATATCTATGGTCCCTTATGCCAACGCTGTTGGatgtttgatgtatgctatggtctgtACTAGGCCTGATATTGCGCACGCTGTCAGTGTTGTGAGTAGGTTCATGGCTCGTCCTGGGAGAGAGCACTGGCAGGGGGTGAAAAGGATTTTTCGCTATTTGAGAGGGACAACTGATATTGGTCTTGTGTATGGGAATGGTAAGGAGTGTTTGGTAACTGGATATAGTGATTCTGATTATGCAGCTGATGTGGATACCAGGAGGTCGGTGACTGGGTATGTGTTTACTCTGGGCGGTTCTGTGGTTAGTTGGAAGTCTACATTGCAGTCTTCGGTTACGTTGTCTACTACTAAAACTGAGTACATAGCTTTAACTTCTGCAGCTAAGGAGTCTATATGGCTAAAAGGCCTTGTAGGTGAACTGGGTATCGCATAG